One genomic segment of Panicum virgatum strain AP13 chromosome 2N, P.virgatum_v5, whole genome shotgun sequence includes these proteins:
- the LOC120660083 gene encoding uncharacterized protein LOC120660083 isoform X3: protein MAAEEAEGDRVIEIVSAGSLYRRGGDWERKYWSCSRGKDRYPYPVGYHAVRHFSGISYAMEIQQGPRGPIFLVTSTEGDSATGETPDFAWKNLQKKTGAKVRNWQIRRSFPQKIDGAELFGFKNASVQRLLRELIVDSTGAVELSLPRAVVSEDAVLLVHKDSADVSEAEDLPVCLGPECGTAKRSIEPSQLESSAKKRGPAGKALLENVSDSRCMLLSLEEVPGNSKSTSLDDNLGEPSPVSSEQVGLSSGSYLSSENTDLELAEKEVAKSMMSILLPHAIPLLKKINKKKKSKRKKKEGSTVSVRTHSAHNPSDDCCQGLTVPTIIGEGISKNRSGTSDHDCDIVKNGSADDDCKNNVFTLGKLNDFIADSFEDDTQILGNNKSKSMDVHHHESDVACSRGPNENSKLLYGKTEGHAKLYECQVGVNDGTNAPDVVYDHEKGQYILSDSLLACLEEEFGGEDSYQPANYNQCNGDVEKIQFEQQSNDLTNGTKNGSSVSIDVSYHNKTSSGSIDVCAQAFARQGSAVSRTGECLANVLPPCPSNTCNDAEKWGKHDVSSTSIAPPVYEGNLDMQDEQDHTKVPAIDQTENRLHGTSCHSENVEFVDKYVAFETPENGRHSKDRSQGVSTTELWPVGDGPEADKGNVLGKVEECQAGCRNGNKNTVPVSLQSNVFEHTPLKGENDGFHHQPGQALSITNRTHGLLSEYTKAQSSRSGHHLELVGCYLHQMPVLSIMLNTKNHGSLYIYVFCGLLESCQRFVYVYTVSKDQQDAPPSFVGYTPLLLPSLDESFTGNFPFQRSGLQFTPDGQFLVLSCIRIPFCRMQNIDCLCSVCKLGQCEDNSLKIVSVNLGYVSLITKLMPYGTVSCILICEPNYIVAIEDNRDLHIWKMVNGWSEISEQYVIPSLGNMGPSILELGIMPKSSSLIIGHDGSGGFYLWDICMRTLLATFAAPGNIVFQILPVGFCSLQDIIHAPVDDIDKKLREIGISDMSRQIDQDHFMMPPRDDIGVWLLISSASIAEYQYDLRNKEHNPRWRLALLAKKRVVMGNILDTRITALDASGNYGFAGTNGGLLYLWELSSGRKLIGVQCFNRGPVSCVAVDAKSGTVAVTDGGCQVLLYTQDKILTDAGADEHMFRMDKVTVAAS, encoded by the exons ATggcagcagaggaggcggagggcgACCGCGTGATCGAAATCGTGTCGGCGGGGTCGCTctaccgccgcggcggcgactggGAGCGCAAATACTGGAGCTGCTCCAGG GGCAAGGATAGGTACCCTTATCCGGTAGGTTACCATGCAGTCCGCCATTTCTCTGGGATATCGTACGCCATGGAAATCCAACAGGGGCCCAGGGGGCCGATATTCCTG GTCACATCCACCGAAGGAGACTCGGCGACAGGGGAGACCCCTGATTTCGCTTGGAAGAACCTCCAGAAGAAGACTGGGGCTAAAGTCAGGAACTGGCAGATAAGAAGGTCCTTCCCTCAGAAGATTGATGGTGCTGAG CTTTTTGGGTTCAAAAACGCATCTGTTCAGAGATTGCTTCGTGAGCTCATAGTAGATTCAACTGGAGCAGTTGAACTAAGCCTGCCTCGTGCAGTCGTTTCTGAGGATGCTGTACTGTTAGTTCACAAAGATTCAGCTGATGTTTCTGAAGCTGAAGATCTGCCTGTTTGCTTGGGCCCAGAATGTGGAACTGCTAAAAGAAGTATTGAGCCAAGCCAGTTGGAAAGCTCCGCTAAGAAG CGAGGTCCTGCAGGTAAAGCACTGTTGGAAAATGTATCTGATTCAAGATGCATGCTTCTATCGCTGGAAGAAGTCCCTGGCAATTCAAAATCCACTTCTCTTGATGACAATTTAGGAGAGCCTTCTCCAGTTTCATCTGAACAAGTTGGTTTATCTTCTGGTTCTTATTTGAGCTCTGAAAATACTGATCTAGAATTGGCTGAGAAGGAAGTAGCAAAGTCTATGATGTCTATTTTGCTTCCCCATGCTATTCCCCTTCTCAAGAAAattaacaaaaagaaaaaatccaAGCGTAAAAAGAAAGAAGGGTCTACTGTTTCAGTGAGAACACATTCAGCTCACAATCCATCGGATGATTGCTGCCAAG GTTTAACTGTACCTACAATTATTGGTGAAGGTATAAGTAAAAATAGATCTGGAACTAGTGACCATGATTGTGATATCGTTAAAAATGGCTCTGCTGATGATGACTGCAAAAATAATGTGTTCACATTAGGCAAGTTGAATGATTTTATTGCAGATAGTTTTGAGGATGATACACAGATTTTGGGCAACAACAAATCCAAATCCATGGATGTTCATCATCATGAGTCTGATGTTGCATGCTCTAGGGGACCTAATGAGAACTCGAAGCTGCTATATGGAAAAACTGAAGGTCATGCTAAACTTTATGAGTGTCAGGTTGGTGTAAATGATGGCACAAATGCACCTGATGTGGTATATGATCATGAAAAGGGTCAATATATTTTGTCTGATTCACTCCTTGCTTGTCTAGAGGAAGAGTTTGGTGGGGAAGATAGTTACCAGCCTGCAAACTACAACCAGTGTAATGGTGATGTTGAAAAAATTCAATTTGAACAGCAATCTAATGACCTTACAAATGGTACAAAAAATGGCTCATCAGTTTCAATAGATGTTTCATACCACAATAAAACTAGCAGTGGATCAATTGATGTTTGCGCACAAGCTTTTGCTAGACAAGGTTCAGCAGTTTCAAGGACTGGAGAGTGTTTAGCAAATGTATTGCCTCCATGTCCTTCTAATACATGTAATGATGCTGAAAAGTGGGGTAAGCATGATGTGAGTTCAACTTCAATAGCCCCACCTGTATATGAGGGAAACTTGGACATGCAGGATGAACAAGATCATACTAAAGTGCCAGCAATTGATCAGACGGAAAATAGGCTTCATGGTACTAGTTGCCATTCTGAAAATGTTGAGTTTGTTGACAAATATGTAGCTTTTGAGACACCAGAAAATGGCAGGCATTCTAAGGATAGGTCACAAGGAGTAAGCACAACTGAACTGTGGCCTGTTGGTGATGGACCTGAAGCAGATAAAGGAAATGTGCTTGGCAAAGTGGAAGAATGTCAGGCTGGATGTAGAAATGGTAATAAGAACACGGTGCCTGTCAGTTTGCAAAGCAATGTTTTTGAACACACACCTCTGAAGGGTGAAAATGATGGTTTTCATCATCAACCGGGTCAGGCCCTTTCTATCACTAATCGTACACATGGGTTACTATCTGAATACACAAAAGCACAATCAAGCAGATCAGGTCATCACTTAGAGCTTGTGGGATGCTACCTGCACCAGATGCCTGTATTGTCTATCATGTTAAACACTAAGAATCATGGCAGCTTATATATTTATGTATTCTGTGGCCTTCTGGAGAGCTGCCAAAGGTTCGTTTATGTTTATACTGTCAGTAAAGACCAGCAAGATGCACCACCGAGTTTTGTTGGCTACACTCCCCTTCTACTTCCTTCCTTGGACGAGTCTTTTACAGGAAAT tttCCGTTCCAAAGATCTGGTTTGCAATTTACACCTGATGGCCAATTTCTGGTCCTCAGCTGCATCAGAATACCTTTTTGCAG GATGCAGAACATTGATTGCTTGTGCTCGGTGTGCAAGTTGGGCCAATGCGAGGATAATTCTTTGAAAATTGTATCTGTTAACTTGGGTTATGTCTCACTTATAACCAAATTGATGCCTTATGGGACAGTGTCGTGCATTTTGATCTGTGAACCAAATTACATTGTAGCTATTGAAGACAACAGAGATTTGCATATCTGGAAGATGGTCAATGGTTGGAG CGAGATATCTGAGCAGTATGTGATTCCTAGTTTGGGTAATATGGGTCCTTCTATACTGGAGCTTGGAATAATGCCAAAAAGCAGCTCTCTTATTATTGGCCATGATGGTTCAGGCGGCTTTTATTTGTG GGACATCTGCATGCGCACACTATTGGCAACTTTTGCAGCTCCTGGAAACATTGTCTTCCAGATTCTGCCAGTAGGCTTTTGTAGTTTGCAGGATATTATTCATGCTCCAGTTGATGACATAGATAAGAAGCTACGAGAGATAGGGATCAGTGACATGTCCAGACAAATTGACCAGGATCACTTTATGATGCCACCAAGAGATGATATAGGAGTTTGGTTACTGATTTCTTCTGCTTCAATAGCTGAGTATCAATATGATCTTCGAAACAAGGAACACAATCCGCGATGGAGGCTAGCTCTGCTAGCAAAGAAGAGAGTTGTAATGGGAAATATTTTGGATACAAG AATTACTGCTTTAGATGCCTCCGGTAACTATGGATTTGCTGGAACAAATGGTGGCCTGCTGTATTTGTGGGAATTGTCTTCTGGGAGAAAACTGATTGGTGTACAGTGTTTCAACC GTGGACCAGTCTCCTGTGTTGCTGTTGATGCCAAATCAGGTACGGTGGCAGTGACTGACGGTGGGTGCCAGGTATTACTTTACACTCAGGACAAGATACTAACTGATGCCGGGGCAGATGAGCACATGTTTAGGATGGACAAAGTAACCGTTGCGGCGAGCTAA
- the LOC120660083 gene encoding uncharacterized protein LOC120660083 isoform X1, producing MAAEEAEGDRVIEIVSAGSLYRRGGDWERKYWSCSRGKDRYPYPVGYHAVRHFSGISYAMEIQQGPRGPIFLVTSTEGDSATGETPDFAWKNLQKKTGAKVRNWQIRRSFPQKIDGAELFGFKNASVQRLLRELIVDSTGAVELSLPRAVVSEDAVLLVHKDSADVSEAEDLPVCLGPECGTAKRSIEPSQLESSAKKVHYQGMFTSVDNCNVSTHRNANERGPAGKALLENVSDSRCMLLSLEEVPGNSKSTSLDDNLGEPSPVSSEQVGLSSGSYLSSENTDLELAEKEVAKSMMSILLPHAIPLLKKINKKKKSKRKKKEGSTVSVRTHSAHNPSDDCCQGLTVPTIIGEGISKNRSGTSDHDCDIVKNGSADDDCKNNVFTLGKLNDFIADSFEDDTQILGNNKSKSMDVHHHESDVACSRGPNENSKLLYGKTEGHAKLYECQVGVNDGTNAPDVVYDHEKGQYILSDSLLACLEEEFGGEDSYQPANYNQCNGDVEKIQFEQQSNDLTNGTKNGSSVSIDVSYHNKTSSGSIDVCAQAFARQGSAVSRTGECLANVLPPCPSNTCNDAEKWGKHDVSSTSIAPPVYEGNLDMQDEQDHTKVPAIDQTENRLHGTSCHSENVEFVDKYVAFETPENGRHSKDRSQGVSTTELWPVGDGPEADKGNVLGKVEECQAGCRNGNKNTVPVSLQSNVFEHTPLKGENDGFHHQPGQALSITNRTHGLLSEYTKAQSSRSGHHLELVGCYLHQMPVLSIMLNTKNHGSLYIYVFCGLLESCQRFVYVYTVSKDQQDAPPSFVGYTPLLLPSLDESFTGNFPFQRSGLQFTPDGQFLVLSCIRIPFCRMQNIDCLCSVCKLGQCEDNSLKIVSVNLGYVSLITKLMPYGTVSCILICEPNYIVAIEDNRDLHIWKMVNGWSEISEQYVIPSLGNMGPSILELGIMPKSSSLIIGHDGSGGFYLWDICMRTLLATFAAPGNIVFQILPVGFCSLQDIIHAPVDDIDKKLREIGISDMSRQIDQDHFMMPPRDDIGVWLLISSASIAEYQYDLRNKEHNPRWRLALLAKKRVVMGNILDTRITALDASGNYGFAGTNGGLLYLWELSSGRKLIGVQCFNRGPVSCVAVDAKSGTVAVTDGGCQVLLYTQDKILTDAGADEHMFRMDKVTVAAS from the exons ATggcagcagaggaggcggagggcgACCGCGTGATCGAAATCGTGTCGGCGGGGTCGCTctaccgccgcggcggcgactggGAGCGCAAATACTGGAGCTGCTCCAGG GGCAAGGATAGGTACCCTTATCCGGTAGGTTACCATGCAGTCCGCCATTTCTCTGGGATATCGTACGCCATGGAAATCCAACAGGGGCCCAGGGGGCCGATATTCCTG GTCACATCCACCGAAGGAGACTCGGCGACAGGGGAGACCCCTGATTTCGCTTGGAAGAACCTCCAGAAGAAGACTGGGGCTAAAGTCAGGAACTGGCAGATAAGAAGGTCCTTCCCTCAGAAGATTGATGGTGCTGAG CTTTTTGGGTTCAAAAACGCATCTGTTCAGAGATTGCTTCGTGAGCTCATAGTAGATTCAACTGGAGCAGTTGAACTAAGCCTGCCTCGTGCAGTCGTTTCTGAGGATGCTGTACTGTTAGTTCACAAAGATTCAGCTGATGTTTCTGAAGCTGAAGATCTGCCTGTTTGCTTGGGCCCAGAATGTGGAACTGCTAAAAGAAGTATTGAGCCAAGCCAGTTGGAAAGCTCCGCTAAGAAGGTCCACTACCAAGGCATGTTTACTTCAGTTGATAATTGCAATGTATCTACTCATAGAAATGCAAATGAA CGAGGTCCTGCAGGTAAAGCACTGTTGGAAAATGTATCTGATTCAAGATGCATGCTTCTATCGCTGGAAGAAGTCCCTGGCAATTCAAAATCCACTTCTCTTGATGACAATTTAGGAGAGCCTTCTCCAGTTTCATCTGAACAAGTTGGTTTATCTTCTGGTTCTTATTTGAGCTCTGAAAATACTGATCTAGAATTGGCTGAGAAGGAAGTAGCAAAGTCTATGATGTCTATTTTGCTTCCCCATGCTATTCCCCTTCTCAAGAAAattaacaaaaagaaaaaatccaAGCGTAAAAAGAAAGAAGGGTCTACTGTTTCAGTGAGAACACATTCAGCTCACAATCCATCGGATGATTGCTGCCAAG GTTTAACTGTACCTACAATTATTGGTGAAGGTATAAGTAAAAATAGATCTGGAACTAGTGACCATGATTGTGATATCGTTAAAAATGGCTCTGCTGATGATGACTGCAAAAATAATGTGTTCACATTAGGCAAGTTGAATGATTTTATTGCAGATAGTTTTGAGGATGATACACAGATTTTGGGCAACAACAAATCCAAATCCATGGATGTTCATCATCATGAGTCTGATGTTGCATGCTCTAGGGGACCTAATGAGAACTCGAAGCTGCTATATGGAAAAACTGAAGGTCATGCTAAACTTTATGAGTGTCAGGTTGGTGTAAATGATGGCACAAATGCACCTGATGTGGTATATGATCATGAAAAGGGTCAATATATTTTGTCTGATTCACTCCTTGCTTGTCTAGAGGAAGAGTTTGGTGGGGAAGATAGTTACCAGCCTGCAAACTACAACCAGTGTAATGGTGATGTTGAAAAAATTCAATTTGAACAGCAATCTAATGACCTTACAAATGGTACAAAAAATGGCTCATCAGTTTCAATAGATGTTTCATACCACAATAAAACTAGCAGTGGATCAATTGATGTTTGCGCACAAGCTTTTGCTAGACAAGGTTCAGCAGTTTCAAGGACTGGAGAGTGTTTAGCAAATGTATTGCCTCCATGTCCTTCTAATACATGTAATGATGCTGAAAAGTGGGGTAAGCATGATGTGAGTTCAACTTCAATAGCCCCACCTGTATATGAGGGAAACTTGGACATGCAGGATGAACAAGATCATACTAAAGTGCCAGCAATTGATCAGACGGAAAATAGGCTTCATGGTACTAGTTGCCATTCTGAAAATGTTGAGTTTGTTGACAAATATGTAGCTTTTGAGACACCAGAAAATGGCAGGCATTCTAAGGATAGGTCACAAGGAGTAAGCACAACTGAACTGTGGCCTGTTGGTGATGGACCTGAAGCAGATAAAGGAAATGTGCTTGGCAAAGTGGAAGAATGTCAGGCTGGATGTAGAAATGGTAATAAGAACACGGTGCCTGTCAGTTTGCAAAGCAATGTTTTTGAACACACACCTCTGAAGGGTGAAAATGATGGTTTTCATCATCAACCGGGTCAGGCCCTTTCTATCACTAATCGTACACATGGGTTACTATCTGAATACACAAAAGCACAATCAAGCAGATCAGGTCATCACTTAGAGCTTGTGGGATGCTACCTGCACCAGATGCCTGTATTGTCTATCATGTTAAACACTAAGAATCATGGCAGCTTATATATTTATGTATTCTGTGGCCTTCTGGAGAGCTGCCAAAGGTTCGTTTATGTTTATACTGTCAGTAAAGACCAGCAAGATGCACCACCGAGTTTTGTTGGCTACACTCCCCTTCTACTTCCTTCCTTGGACGAGTCTTTTACAGGAAAT tttCCGTTCCAAAGATCTGGTTTGCAATTTACACCTGATGGCCAATTTCTGGTCCTCAGCTGCATCAGAATACCTTTTTGCAG GATGCAGAACATTGATTGCTTGTGCTCGGTGTGCAAGTTGGGCCAATGCGAGGATAATTCTTTGAAAATTGTATCTGTTAACTTGGGTTATGTCTCACTTATAACCAAATTGATGCCTTATGGGACAGTGTCGTGCATTTTGATCTGTGAACCAAATTACATTGTAGCTATTGAAGACAACAGAGATTTGCATATCTGGAAGATGGTCAATGGTTGGAG CGAGATATCTGAGCAGTATGTGATTCCTAGTTTGGGTAATATGGGTCCTTCTATACTGGAGCTTGGAATAATGCCAAAAAGCAGCTCTCTTATTATTGGCCATGATGGTTCAGGCGGCTTTTATTTGTG GGACATCTGCATGCGCACACTATTGGCAACTTTTGCAGCTCCTGGAAACATTGTCTTCCAGATTCTGCCAGTAGGCTTTTGTAGTTTGCAGGATATTATTCATGCTCCAGTTGATGACATAGATAAGAAGCTACGAGAGATAGGGATCAGTGACATGTCCAGACAAATTGACCAGGATCACTTTATGATGCCACCAAGAGATGATATAGGAGTTTGGTTACTGATTTCTTCTGCTTCAATAGCTGAGTATCAATATGATCTTCGAAACAAGGAACACAATCCGCGATGGAGGCTAGCTCTGCTAGCAAAGAAGAGAGTTGTAATGGGAAATATTTTGGATACAAG AATTACTGCTTTAGATGCCTCCGGTAACTATGGATTTGCTGGAACAAATGGTGGCCTGCTGTATTTGTGGGAATTGTCTTCTGGGAGAAAACTGATTGGTGTACAGTGTTTCAACC GTGGACCAGTCTCCTGTGTTGCTGTTGATGCCAAATCAGGTACGGTGGCAGTGACTGACGGTGGGTGCCAGGTATTACTTTACACTCAGGACAAGATACTAACTGATGCCGGGGCAGATGAGCACATGTTTAGGATGGACAAAGTAACCGTTGCGGCGAGCTAA
- the LOC120660083 gene encoding uncharacterized protein LOC120660083 isoform X2: MAAEEAEGDRVIEIVSAGSLYRRGGDWERKYWSCSRGKDRYPYPVGYHAVRHFSGISYAMEIQQGPRGPIFLVTSTEGDSATGETPDFAWKNLQKKTGAKVRNWQIRRSFPQKIDGAELFGFKNASVQRLLRELIVDSTGAVELSLPRAVVSEDAVLLVHKDSADVSEAEDLPVCLGPECGTAKRSIEPSQLESSAKKVHYQGKALLENVSDSRCMLLSLEEVPGNSKSTSLDDNLGEPSPVSSEQVGLSSGSYLSSENTDLELAEKEVAKSMMSILLPHAIPLLKKINKKKKSKRKKKEGSTVSVRTHSAHNPSDDCCQGLTVPTIIGEGISKNRSGTSDHDCDIVKNGSADDDCKNNVFTLGKLNDFIADSFEDDTQILGNNKSKSMDVHHHESDVACSRGPNENSKLLYGKTEGHAKLYECQVGVNDGTNAPDVVYDHEKGQYILSDSLLACLEEEFGGEDSYQPANYNQCNGDVEKIQFEQQSNDLTNGTKNGSSVSIDVSYHNKTSSGSIDVCAQAFARQGSAVSRTGECLANVLPPCPSNTCNDAEKWGKHDVSSTSIAPPVYEGNLDMQDEQDHTKVPAIDQTENRLHGTSCHSENVEFVDKYVAFETPENGRHSKDRSQGVSTTELWPVGDGPEADKGNVLGKVEECQAGCRNGNKNTVPVSLQSNVFEHTPLKGENDGFHHQPGQALSITNRTHGLLSEYTKAQSSRSGHHLELVGCYLHQMPVLSIMLNTKNHGSLYIYVFCGLLESCQRFVYVYTVSKDQQDAPPSFVGYTPLLLPSLDESFTGNFPFQRSGLQFTPDGQFLVLSCIRIPFCRMQNIDCLCSVCKLGQCEDNSLKIVSVNLGYVSLITKLMPYGTVSCILICEPNYIVAIEDNRDLHIWKMVNGWSEISEQYVIPSLGNMGPSILELGIMPKSSSLIIGHDGSGGFYLWDICMRTLLATFAAPGNIVFQILPVGFCSLQDIIHAPVDDIDKKLREIGISDMSRQIDQDHFMMPPRDDIGVWLLISSASIAEYQYDLRNKEHNPRWRLALLAKKRVVMGNILDTRITALDASGNYGFAGTNGGLLYLWELSSGRKLIGVQCFNRGPVSCVAVDAKSGTVAVTDGGCQVLLYTQDKILTDAGADEHMFRMDKVTVAAS, from the exons ATggcagcagaggaggcggagggcgACCGCGTGATCGAAATCGTGTCGGCGGGGTCGCTctaccgccgcggcggcgactggGAGCGCAAATACTGGAGCTGCTCCAGG GGCAAGGATAGGTACCCTTATCCGGTAGGTTACCATGCAGTCCGCCATTTCTCTGGGATATCGTACGCCATGGAAATCCAACAGGGGCCCAGGGGGCCGATATTCCTG GTCACATCCACCGAAGGAGACTCGGCGACAGGGGAGACCCCTGATTTCGCTTGGAAGAACCTCCAGAAGAAGACTGGGGCTAAAGTCAGGAACTGGCAGATAAGAAGGTCCTTCCCTCAGAAGATTGATGGTGCTGAG CTTTTTGGGTTCAAAAACGCATCTGTTCAGAGATTGCTTCGTGAGCTCATAGTAGATTCAACTGGAGCAGTTGAACTAAGCCTGCCTCGTGCAGTCGTTTCTGAGGATGCTGTACTGTTAGTTCACAAAGATTCAGCTGATGTTTCTGAAGCTGAAGATCTGCCTGTTTGCTTGGGCCCAGAATGTGGAACTGCTAAAAGAAGTATTGAGCCAAGCCAGTTGGAAAGCTCCGCTAAGAAGGTCCACTACCAAG GTAAAGCACTGTTGGAAAATGTATCTGATTCAAGATGCATGCTTCTATCGCTGGAAGAAGTCCCTGGCAATTCAAAATCCACTTCTCTTGATGACAATTTAGGAGAGCCTTCTCCAGTTTCATCTGAACAAGTTGGTTTATCTTCTGGTTCTTATTTGAGCTCTGAAAATACTGATCTAGAATTGGCTGAGAAGGAAGTAGCAAAGTCTATGATGTCTATTTTGCTTCCCCATGCTATTCCCCTTCTCAAGAAAattaacaaaaagaaaaaatccaAGCGTAAAAAGAAAGAAGGGTCTACTGTTTCAGTGAGAACACATTCAGCTCACAATCCATCGGATGATTGCTGCCAAG GTTTAACTGTACCTACAATTATTGGTGAAGGTATAAGTAAAAATAGATCTGGAACTAGTGACCATGATTGTGATATCGTTAAAAATGGCTCTGCTGATGATGACTGCAAAAATAATGTGTTCACATTAGGCAAGTTGAATGATTTTATTGCAGATAGTTTTGAGGATGATACACAGATTTTGGGCAACAACAAATCCAAATCCATGGATGTTCATCATCATGAGTCTGATGTTGCATGCTCTAGGGGACCTAATGAGAACTCGAAGCTGCTATATGGAAAAACTGAAGGTCATGCTAAACTTTATGAGTGTCAGGTTGGTGTAAATGATGGCACAAATGCACCTGATGTGGTATATGATCATGAAAAGGGTCAATATATTTTGTCTGATTCACTCCTTGCTTGTCTAGAGGAAGAGTTTGGTGGGGAAGATAGTTACCAGCCTGCAAACTACAACCAGTGTAATGGTGATGTTGAAAAAATTCAATTTGAACAGCAATCTAATGACCTTACAAATGGTACAAAAAATGGCTCATCAGTTTCAATAGATGTTTCATACCACAATAAAACTAGCAGTGGATCAATTGATGTTTGCGCACAAGCTTTTGCTAGACAAGGTTCAGCAGTTTCAAGGACTGGAGAGTGTTTAGCAAATGTATTGCCTCCATGTCCTTCTAATACATGTAATGATGCTGAAAAGTGGGGTAAGCATGATGTGAGTTCAACTTCAATAGCCCCACCTGTATATGAGGGAAACTTGGACATGCAGGATGAACAAGATCATACTAAAGTGCCAGCAATTGATCAGACGGAAAATAGGCTTCATGGTACTAGTTGCCATTCTGAAAATGTTGAGTTTGTTGACAAATATGTAGCTTTTGAGACACCAGAAAATGGCAGGCATTCTAAGGATAGGTCACAAGGAGTAAGCACAACTGAACTGTGGCCTGTTGGTGATGGACCTGAAGCAGATAAAGGAAATGTGCTTGGCAAAGTGGAAGAATGTCAGGCTGGATGTAGAAATGGTAATAAGAACACGGTGCCTGTCAGTTTGCAAAGCAATGTTTTTGAACACACACCTCTGAAGGGTGAAAATGATGGTTTTCATCATCAACCGGGTCAGGCCCTTTCTATCACTAATCGTACACATGGGTTACTATCTGAATACACAAAAGCACAATCAAGCAGATCAGGTCATCACTTAGAGCTTGTGGGATGCTACCTGCACCAGATGCCTGTATTGTCTATCATGTTAAACACTAAGAATCATGGCAGCTTATATATTTATGTATTCTGTGGCCTTCTGGAGAGCTGCCAAAGGTTCGTTTATGTTTATACTGTCAGTAAAGACCAGCAAGATGCACCACCGAGTTTTGTTGGCTACACTCCCCTTCTACTTCCTTCCTTGGACGAGTCTTTTACAGGAAAT tttCCGTTCCAAAGATCTGGTTTGCAATTTACACCTGATGGCCAATTTCTGGTCCTCAGCTGCATCAGAATACCTTTTTGCAG GATGCAGAACATTGATTGCTTGTGCTCGGTGTGCAAGTTGGGCCAATGCGAGGATAATTCTTTGAAAATTGTATCTGTTAACTTGGGTTATGTCTCACTTATAACCAAATTGATGCCTTATGGGACAGTGTCGTGCATTTTGATCTGTGAACCAAATTACATTGTAGCTATTGAAGACAACAGAGATTTGCATATCTGGAAGATGGTCAATGGTTGGAG CGAGATATCTGAGCAGTATGTGATTCCTAGTTTGGGTAATATGGGTCCTTCTATACTGGAGCTTGGAATAATGCCAAAAAGCAGCTCTCTTATTATTGGCCATGATGGTTCAGGCGGCTTTTATTTGTG GGACATCTGCATGCGCACACTATTGGCAACTTTTGCAGCTCCTGGAAACATTGTCTTCCAGATTCTGCCAGTAGGCTTTTGTAGTTTGCAGGATATTATTCATGCTCCAGTTGATGACATAGATAAGAAGCTACGAGAGATAGGGATCAGTGACATGTCCAGACAAATTGACCAGGATCACTTTATGATGCCACCAAGAGATGATATAGGAGTTTGGTTACTGATTTCTTCTGCTTCAATAGCTGAGTATCAATATGATCTTCGAAACAAGGAACACAATCCGCGATGGAGGCTAGCTCTGCTAGCAAAGAAGAGAGTTGTAATGGGAAATATTTTGGATACAAG AATTACTGCTTTAGATGCCTCCGGTAACTATGGATTTGCTGGAACAAATGGTGGCCTGCTGTATTTGTGGGAATTGTCTTCTGGGAGAAAACTGATTGGTGTACAGTGTTTCAACC GTGGACCAGTCTCCTGTGTTGCTGTTGATGCCAAATCAGGTACGGTGGCAGTGACTGACGGTGGGTGCCAGGTATTACTTTACACTCAGGACAAGATACTAACTGATGCCGGGGCAGATGAGCACATGTTTAGGATGGACAAAGTAACCGTTGCGGCGAGCTAA